ATTGGCAGTGGTTATAAAAGATCACTTAACCATGTTAAGTCAGGCGCCCAGTGGCTATATCTCACACTCAATCAAGTTAATCTTTCGTCTCTCTTGACACCTTTACTACTTTACAATACGATAGAAATCCTTTCTACGTCCACATCCATTCTGGCGAGTCACCGGGCTGTAGGCGCGGGGCATGAACAATTTCCATAGGAATAGAGGCTGAAAGGGTGTTTCCATCTGGCCTGTCCCGCACCTTGGACCTCGGAGAAAGATACTTTGGCTTAGTCATGTAATACACTGTAAAATTGAAAACAACGTTATGTATTACACAGAAGTATCACATTGCGGTCAAAAATGACTCCAACAACACTTCAATGTCAAATAAAAGAAGTGGTTGAGTCCGCGTACACGCCATACTCAAATCCCGCCCAGTCCACTTCGACGTTGCGGAGGTTGCCAGCATCTTTTGAATGCGATTCGCCTAGTTAAATATCATTTTAGGCACGTGCGTTTTCCCTAACGGGAAATGTTGTCTTTTGCCTGCTTGTCAATCTTTTGTGCAAATCATAAAGGCTAGAAAGGAATATTGTAAGTGCCCCAAATATTACAATAAGTTGATTGCCCTCCATGTGGGCAAACAATGTGATTCCTAACATGCAACTAGCGTAAAACACGCCGGCACTCCATTTATGAATTAAGAAATGGCCAAGGCCCGGGAATGTGACTCCCCAAAAATATGCAATATTTGGCATTTGGAGAGTTCTCGCACACGAGTCAAAAGAATACGAGCATGTAAACGAGTTTACAGATGCCCGCGGTGAAAATCCAAGAAACCACAAACAGAATAATGCCCGGAATAATGGCTAAGCACCGATTTTAAGACTGGACATTACGGGTTCAAATCCAGCCCAGTCCGCTCACTTTCTACGCTGCTGCATTTGCTGTTGTGCTTTTTTGAATTCCAGTATGATGCCTCTCTTTGCGTCCACGCCAAATGAAAGCAATTCTCCAGTTTCTAGCGGGATGGATTCTACAACCACGCCACATGAAGGGCAACGCAGGTCATCTATGGATTCTGTGATTGATGATGCACACCAATAGCAAGAATTGCACAGCAGGAAACTAGCAGCACTGGACCTGCCCGAGGGTCTCTGCCCCTCTGTCCTTGATAGCTGCTGTTCTCCCAAGTTGCCCATAGGGAATTCGCCAGTAGGGGATAGCACTATAAGAATATTCTGCAATTGCAGTTGATTGCTCAATAAAATTTTCTTTTTTGGTTAAAACCTAGCCTCAATATCCTGATTTAACAAGGGAACTGATGCCGATGGTGCGAATCCTCCAGTCCATTTGTGGTCTACTGCCGTAAATCTGCCATGCCCGAAAGCGCGGCCACATCTCTATTAGACAGAATATCCAATCAAGATGTCATGGTGGAAACAAAAAAGTTGCTTCTTGAGGCTGAAATCCTAATTGACGTGCCCAAAGATATCGTCGAGGATGAGGAAAGACTGGATGATGTCACACAAGGACTAGGCAAGGCTCTCACCAAGGGGCTCTACGACCAAGGAATAGACTTTCAGGTTAGCCGGCTAAGCTTTAGGCTGAAATAAAATAAGGTGTCGCCGAGCCGTCATTATTGATTGCGCGGCTGACCTAAAGCGCGATAAAACCTCCTCAATAATGTGTGTGTATATCCTAAAATGCCATGCCGTAATGGTTTCGTTTATGTAGATTGATCGCGTATTAATAATACAGATGCAACATGGGGGCGGTTTTCAGGCCCGGAGATATAACAAAGGGTCGCAAAAGCATCATACAGAATGCCCTGAAAGACACCCATCCAGATATTAGAAAACAGATCCTGGACCTACTCAGCTCCTGGGAGGGGACGAAATCGGAAGAAAAACTGATGGTGATGATGGGAAAGGAGAAAGCTGAAACATTCCTCAAAGAGATCTCCAAGCAAGAAGAAAAGAGGGATAATAGCGTTAACGATAAAGTGCAAATTACAAGGGCAGGAATGCCTGCGGAAGAGGAGGAAGAAGAAAGAGCCGCGAAAAAGGATTAAACACTTGGAATAGAAGGTCAAGTGCGCCAAAATGGTAATAGCTGTTGTTGGCTATAGTCTAATGCGACAGAAAAAGAGATCATGCGCTTTTCTAGATGTTCGTGCAGTAGAGTCGAAGAAGCGTTCCTGCGCATAATTAACAAGATATCATAATCAACAATAAAACAAAGGAGAGGATTATTTTGGAATCAGCCGCCGTCATCCTTTACAAGACCGGCTGCCTGAAAGAAGCTGGTCAGTGCGTGGACATCGTTTATCTTGTAATAGTTTTGCATCGCGCTAATCATTGCATTATCGTAGTATAGGCGTCGTGACATCTGCATTGGTATCTACAGAACTATTGGTGTTAAGCGTACTTGTCAAAAGTGATCAGAGCAAACAGCCAACGATGTAACGCTGTCGCAGAATCCGGTATATTCTTTCAGGTTCTTGGCCGGCCCGTCAAAATTGAGTCATTGTCGAATCGATGCTGCAGCCATTATTCTTCAGATAACAAATCGCCTTGACAAACTGACAGTCAATGGTACGCAAGTTACCTGTGCCCCAAAACTTTTGAAATAACTCATTTTACCCACTTTGACGTAGACGATGTGATGCAGGAAGACCGAAGCCCCGATGGCTCTGAAAAGCAGGAAGGTGAATTCATATGCGTTGCCACTTTTCTTCCGCTAAAAAGCTGGAAGTACATGCTGCCTTTTCAGCTAATGACGTCAAAAGTGTTGAAACAGGCAAAGAAAAGCAAAGGGATGGTCAACTATGCCGTCAAGGCTAATTTTCCAAAGAAGCATTTCTGGACACTATCAATCTGGAAAGACCAGGATTCGTTCAGGAACTTTGTCATGGCAGAGCCGCATGCCACTGCCATTGCAAAATTCAGCAGATGGGCCGGCGATGGTTCAGCGTTTGTGGAATGGGCAAGTTCAGACGGCTCTATCGACTGGGCGGAGGCCCTGAAGAGGCTGCAGAGCCCTACTTTTTACTATGGCAATAAAAACACTGGTGCCTGAACGGTTACGTCAAACTGTCGCCGGATCTGGTTGCGCCTCTCTGCCGCCAAATATTTTTTCCACCTGGGGATTCTTGCCGGCCCTCCTTTTTGCCTGTACGATAGGTTGCTACATGTTCTCTGCTGTCTAGTTGCCAAAGCTCAGCCGGAATGAGGGGACGACGATCGTATTGGCCAGAGGCGCTATGATGTCTGAAACGGTGCTGTTGTTGTCAACGGCCGGAGGAGGCGTCTGTGCGTCGACCGTGCTGGAAAACGTCCCTATGTGGTAGCCCTGGTCATTGATCCATGTTATAAGGGCATCGAGATCGTCTATCTCTGTCTGTGAGATGGCTTCGGTGGGGTTGTTGTTTGCGTCCTTTACCGTGAAATCCTGCGGGTGGAGCGTTACCACCGCATAGCCATAGCTGGCAATGGTGCTGTCTATCTGGCTTTCAATCCTGGTCAGGGGCGTCTTTGTCGGCGGCTCTGAATCGTAGGTGTAAAAGCCTATTGCCTGCGGAAGGTGGTACACGCCGTACTGGTCCTTGAGGTCAGAGCCGGCGGCCGCCTTGTAGATCTTGTTGTCCGGGCTGTCGGGCTCGTCAGGGTCGTATATGCTGCCCATCTCTTCATCAAACTCGGAGCTCAAGATCGTTAGGCCCGCTTGGCTGGCTGCCTCGAGGGTGTCGTCGTTGTACGCATTGTACGGGGCCACAAATATTCTGGTCTTGCTTCCAAACAGCTCCTCCATTTTCTGGTTGGCCGTTTCCAGGGTCTCCTGCTGTTCCTTCAATGGAAGCGTCCGGTAATCCACGTGGTTCCATCCGTGCAGGGACGTTTCAATCAGGCCTGTCGCAATGCTTTCCCTTACCTTGCCGACTATGGCGGGATCGTTTCCGATATGGTTCATTATTATCGCCAGGTCAAGGCTCTCGTTTCTTTCCACGACCTTGTCGATAACTGCGGACTGGACGGTGACGAGCCAAAAGTCCTGGACGTCATCCAGCCGAAATATCACGCAATTGCAGGCGTCAGTCAGGGCATGCGCCTTTGTCGGCAACATAATGTTGTTGCCGCCGGCGGCGGCCGCTAGTAGTAACATTGCTGCTGCTATTATGGCAAAATAAACAAGATGATGCTTTGGCAGCCTCGTTGTACTGAAGTGCGGGTTCACCGCCAGATGTACGAAGAATTAACTATATGTCAGAGATGACCAATTTGCAGTGCTCATAGATTTTCTATATAACGATATTCATTGCCGCAGTGAGTTTTCTTGTTCAGACGATATAAATCGCAAAAGTTAGTATCAGCTTTGCTAGAGAGGGCGCCTCTGCTTAAAAGTCCTAGTGGAAACAGTGCCGGGACATCATGACCTTGCCCGGCGCCGCCCGCAGCCAGCTCTTGTGAATTTAACCAGAAAGATCCACAGTATGGAACAGAGTAGTAGTCTCCTAGAATATTTCTCTGATTTTCTAATATGGGTACTCATTTAAATGACTAATTCCTATAATCCTTGTGAAATACAGAAGCAGGATGGACATCGCCGCTGACGTGCTTGAAGTTGCACAGGGCGGCGCGATAAAGACGAGGATAATGTACAAGGCCTTCCTGTCGTTCCCGCAGCTTAAGGAATACCTTGAGCTTTTGCAGGGCGGCGGGCTCCTTGACTATGTGGCCGAGGAAAAAGAGTACCGTGCCACAGAGCGTGGAAAACGCTTTTTGAAAATGTACAAGGAGGTAGGGCAGGCTATACTCCCTGCAGGGCTCAAGAAGAAAAAGATGCTGGCCTAGGGAAAAAACTCGCGGTCAAAGGTCAGAGGCGTGCTTGATGGCAGCAGGCACATACAGGCCACTCTCCTGCCTGCGAGGGTTAAGGGCGGCTGCCTACCGTACACACACGCGATATGTCCGGAATAGAATGATGATGATAATACTATGATGAACTGAAATCGCTCATGCGTTCAGGCAATCGCTAAATCGTGCCCTTGCAGAATCGCTTGACAATTACACAACCTGACGGCTTGTCCCGCACTTTTTGCGTATGAGAGCTGATGGGCAGAAAAGAAAGGAAAAAAGAAAAAGTGGTAGTGTGGCAGCGTGTGACTGCCACATCATCATATGCCTGCAGTTTTTTGTCTCTACTTTTTACGGAGGCGTTCTTGGAAGCGTTGTTGGAGCTGTGGTTACGTTGAGCGTAGCTGAAGCTTCGACGCCGCTGTCGTCCGTCGCAGTGATCTGGTGGTCGCCAACTGTCGTGTCCGCCGGGATGACCACAGCTACGGTGAATGCTCCACTGGCGTCAGTTGTTATGGTCGAATTTGTGTCAAGCGGATTGCCGTCAATCGACAGTGTCACATTCTGGTTATCGCCAAAGCCCGAGCCGGTAATGAGAAGTTCGCTTCCTGCATTGACTGACGTCGGCGTCAGGAAAAGTGATGCGATGCCAATTCCCGGAGTGGACGTTGCGTTTCCGGGTGTCGTTGCAGTTTCGTTGCCAAGTGGCACAGGTAAGGTCTCGTTGCCTGGTGGCACTGCTGATGATGTCGCGTTGCCCGATTCTTCAACAGTGAACGTGGCAGTTGCGCTTTCTCCCGAGCTGCCTGTCGCCTTTACTTCGTGGTCTCCGATCGTTGCGTTATCTGGTATGAGTGCTGTTGTAGAGAATTCACCCGTGGCAAACTGTATCATGTTCCCTGTCAAGATGTAATTGTCGTCAAACGTAAATCCAAATGTCTGCCCCGCTGAGAATCCGGTTCCATCGATAGTAACGTTGCTGCCCGCTCCGCCAGAAGTTGGCGTCAGGGTGATCGATCCTGCTGCTGTTGTTGATGATGATGTTTCGTTACCTGGTGGCACTGTAGATGATGTCTCGTTACCTAACGACATTGTAGAAGTTTCGTTGCCTGGCGGCGTTACCGTCGTTTCGTTGCCCTGTAGGATCTGTGCTGCGGCGTTGCCTGCTACCAATCCTGGCGCCGCGATTGTGCCCAAGATTGCCAGACCGACTATGGCAGCCAGTACTGTTGTGTGTCTTCTTGTTGTTGTTTCAAACATGTGCGTTCAAGTAAATTTTACACACGCACAAGTTAAGGGACTCTGCGGATAGGTGTTTCCAACTAACCTACTGTGCGGCACGCACAAAAAAATCATCTTGTTTCAACGAACAAGTGCTGTGTTGTGATCCGGCTATTGATTGCATGCTAGAGTTCCATCCAGTCAGGAGATTCACGTATCTTCATCAGAGTTTACTGTTACAGGAATGATAGCAGTACGGCAAACAGTGCTTGTTTTTTATCGTATTTGAATCTGTGCGCGGCTTCTAGTGTCTCTTATTTTCATCACGTCATGTGGCATCGTCGCCGGACAGACACTGCATATCCTGATTATTTTCTGTCGCGGCACTGTTGCTATCTTGTCGAGCAAGTTCCTGCAGGCATAATCTTTCGGATATAGCCCACGTTGACTGTGCGTTTATGCAGGGCGCCATGTCTGGCGTTAGTCAACGCATTTCCTGCATGCTGTATTTTCAGATTCTTTTCCATCTGGCATATCTTCTTGATGCCAGAGCTTTCAAATCCGTTTCCCCTTTCACTTTGCTTCCCGCAGGGCGAGTGGCATCGATGTGCTGAGCTGGAACCTTCTTTTCCCTTACTGCTGCAGCCGCCGCTTGCCTTCTTTTTGTTGTTTCCTCATAAATCCATATCAGGGTAGATAGCGTGTATACCGGGATAAAGTCTCCGATCACAGGAATAAATTCAAGCGCGTTAATCACGGCAGCCTTTTTGCTCTTTGTTATTGAATACAGTACCATGCTGACAAAAGCATCGGTGACATCGCCGATCAATGGGGTGGCAAAGAGGGGCGCTGCAACATAGTCCAATACATCTGCAACGACCGAGATTCCAAGCGCGGCAGCCGCCCTCAATCTAAATGGAATCATCATCCTGCTGTCTAGCCTGGATATTTTTTCTCTGCCCTGCATTTTTTTCTGTGGTTACTTTTACGTGCAGGGTGCCTATAAGCATATCACTAGCGATATTAATTTCTTGAGATGTACCCGCTGCCAAAAT
The sequence above is drawn from the Nitrososphaera viennensis EN76 genome and encodes:
- a CDS encoding polysaccharide deacetylase family protein; this encodes MLPTKAHALTDACNCVIFRLDDVQDFWLVTVQSAVIDKVVERNESLDLAIIMNHIGNDPAIVGKVRESIATGLIETSLHGWNHVDYRTLPLKEQQETLETANQKMEELFGSKTRIFVAPYNAYNDDTLEAASQAGLTILSSEFDEEMGSIYDPDEPDSPDNKIYKAAAGSDLKDQYGVYHLPQAIGFYTYDSEPPTKTPLTRIESQIDSTIASYGYAVVTLHPQDFTVKDANNNPTEAISQTEIDDLDALITWINDQGYHIGTFSSTVDAQTPPPAVDNNSTVSDIIAPLANTIVVPSFRLSFGN
- a CDS encoding winged helix-turn-helix domain-containing protein, whose amino-acid sequence is MKYRSRMDIAADVLEVAQGGAIKTRIMYKAFLSFPQLKEYLELLQGGGLLDYVAEEKEYRATERGKRFLKMYKEVGQAILPAGLKKKKMLA
- a CDS encoding DUF3291 domain-containing protein: MTSKVLKQAKKSKGMVNYAVKANFPKKHFWTLSIWKDQDSFRNFVMAEPHATAIAKFSRWAGDGSAFVEWASSDGSIDWAEALKRLQSPTFYYGNKNTGA
- a CDS encoding IPT/TIG domain-containing protein; translated protein: MFETTTRRHTTVLAAIVGLAILGTIAAPGLVAGNAAAQILQGNETTVTPPGNETSTMSLGNETSSTVPPGNETSSSTTAAGSITLTPTSGGAGSNVTIDGTGFSAGQTFGFTFDDNYILTGNMIQFATGEFSTTALIPDNATIGDHEVKATGSSGESATATFTVEESGNATSSAVPPGNETLPVPLGNETATTPGNATSTPGIGIASLFLTPTSVNAGSELLITGSGFGDNQNVTLSIDGNPLDTNSTITTDASGAFTVAVVIPADTTVGDHQITATDDSGVEASATLNVTTAPTTLPRTPP